The Eleutherodactylus coqui strain aEleCoq1 chromosome 13, aEleCoq1.hap1, whole genome shotgun sequence genome includes a window with the following:
- the SLC4A1 gene encoding band 3 anion transport protein isoform X4: MDHTNELHWVETSRWLKAEEDFQDDKKQWGKPHLSYLTFTSLLELRRAVKNGTVILDLAERTLPGISSQLIDQLIYEGHVKADNREELLRALLLQHSHPGEDRSHKDAEGGQPLLHQIEMKALSEQEPHKGNFSDRVPENAEASLVLVGSANFLETPTLGFVRLKEAVLLESVLEVSLPIRFLFLIIGPKESYKSYQEIGKAVSSMMAERIFRTDMYLAGGRQEILKSLDEFLDCCIVLPPNDSTNEKLLKELLPVQQNLLRKRYQEIKEAPDGHKDEQSKAEPPEDPLQRTGKPFGGLVRDAKRRYSKYLSDYKDALDAQCLAAVIFIYFAALSPAITFGGLMAQKTQNWMGVPELMVSTCAQGFLFAIIGAQPLLILGFSGPLLVFEDAFFNFCDTQDIEYIVARVWIGFWLILIVIIVVAFEGSFLVRFISRFTQEIFAFLISLIFIYETFANLAKIFIAHPLKATYNESIVLDANYPQPNTALLSLVLMSGAFFIAYFLRQFKNSSFFPGKLRRIIGDFGVPIAILIMVTADFFIKDTYTKKLVLPKGFSVSLPSNRSWFISPMGLQPDTNPFPIWMMFASAVPALLVFILIFMESQITTLIVSKPERKAVKGSGFHLDLLLIVGMGGIAAMFGMPWLSATTVRTVSHANALTVMSKGTKPQIERVIEQRVSGLLVAILVGASIFMEPVLSLIPLAVLFGIFLYMGVTSLNGIQLYDRVLLALMPPKYHPKEAYVTRVKTWRMHIFTLVQMICLIALFAIMFTPASLALPFVLILTVPVRRFILPHIFTSLELKCLDADDSNVSLEEEGQDVYNEVQMPI, from the exons ATGGACCATACCAATGAACTACACTGGGTGGAGACATCTCGTTGGCTCAAGGCAGAAGAAGACTTCCAGGATGATAAAAAGCAATGGGGGAAACCTCATCTCTCCTACCTCACCTTCACTAGTCTTCTGGAGCTACGTCGGGCCGTGAAAAATG GAACTGTGATTCTTGACCTCGCCGAAAGAACTTTACCTGGAATCTCTAGCCAACTCATTGACCAGCTGATTTATGAAGGGCATGTCAAAGCCGACAATAGAGAAGAGCTCTTAAGGGCTCTTCTATTGCAACACAG CCACCCAGGTGAAGATCGATCACATAAAGACGCCGAAGGTGGACAACCTCTTCTACATCAAATAGAGATGAAGGCACTTTCTGAACAG GAACCACACAAAGGAAATTTTTCAGACCGAGTACCAGAAAATGCAGAAGCTTCTCTGGTTCTGGTGG GTAGCGCTAATTTCTTGGAGACTCCCACTCTTGGTTTTGTACGCCTGAAAGAAGCCGTTCTCCTGGAGTCAGTCCTTGAGGTTTCTCTGCCCATCAGGTTCCTCTTCCTTATCATTGGTCCTAAAGAGAGCTACAAGAGCTACCAAGAAATTGGAAAGGCAGTGTCCAGCATGATGGCTGAAAGA ATCTTTCGAACGGACATGTACTTGGCTGGTGGACGCCAAGAGATCTTGAAATCCCTCGATGAGTTCTTGGACTGTTGTATAGTCTTGCCTCCTAATGATTCTACCAATGAGAAGTTGCTTAAAGAGCTGCTACCAGTCCAACAGAACCTACTGAGGAAGAGGTATCAAGAAATCAAGGAGGCGCCAGATGGACACAAAG ATGAACAATCAAAAGCAGAACCACCTGAAGATCCTTTACAAAGAACCGGCAAGCCATTTGGAGGCCTTGTGCGTGACGCAAAAAGACGTTACTCTAAGTATTTGAGCGATTACAAAGATGCTCTTGACGCACAGTGCCTGGCCGCTGTCATCTTCATCTACTTTGCTGCCCTCTCACCTGCTATCACATTTGGTGGTCTGATGG CTCAGAAGACTCAGAACTGGATGGGGGTCCCCGAACTGATGGTCTCCACATGCGCCCAAGGCTTTCTCTTTGCTATCATAGGTGCTCAACCTCTGCTCATTCTTGGATTTTCTGGACCTCTCCTTGTATTTGAAgatgctttttttaat TTCTGTGACACCCAAGACATAGAATACATCGTGGCACGTGTATGGATTGGATTCTGGTTGATTTTAATCGTCATCATAGTGGTGGCCTTCGAAGGAAGCTTCCTGGTTCGATTCATATCCCGATTCACGCAGGAGATCTTTGCTTTTCTTATCTCACTTATCTTTATCTATGAAACATTTGCTAATTTGGCCAAG ATTTTCATAGCGCATCCTCTCAAGGCTACCTACAATGAATCAATTGTGCTTGATGCAAACTATCCCCAGCCAAACACGGCTCTGCTGTCACTGGTGCTGATGTCGGGAGCTTTCTTTATCGCCTATTTCCTGCGTCAATTCAAGAACAGCAGCTTTTTTCCTGGCAAG CTCCGTCGTATCATTGGGGATTTTGGTGTCCCCATAGCAATTCTCATCATGGTGACAGCTGACTTTTTTATCAAGGATACATACACAAAG AAACTTGTCCTCCCCAAAGGTTTTAGTGTCTCCCTTCCTTCAAACCGTAGTTGGTTCATCTCACCCATGGGCCTACAGCCAGACACCAATCCTTTCCCTATCTGGATGATGTTTGCCTCTGCAGTCCCAGCATTGCTGGTCTTTATTCTGATCTTTATGGAATCTCAGATTACCAC GCTGATCGTCAGCAAACCAGAAAGAAAAGCTGTGAAAGGTTCTGGATTCCACTTGGACCTTTTGTTGATTGTGGGCATGGGAGGGATTGCTGCAATGTTTGGAATGCCCTGGCTCAGTGCAACCACAGTCCGTACAGTCAGCCATGCCAATGCTCTTACTGTCATGTCCAAGGGAACAAAACCTCAAATAGAGCGCGTTATTGAACAGCGAGTGAGTGGTCTGTTGGTGGCTATACTTGTAG gtgCCTCCATATTCATGGAGCCAGTTCTGTCCCTCATTCCATTGGCTGTCTTGTTTGGTATTTTCCTCTACATGGGTGTCACCTCACTAAATGGAATTCAGCTGTACGACCGCGTCCTATTAGCCTTGATGCCACCGAAATATCATCCTAAGGAAGCCTATGTAACACGG GTTAAGACTTGGCGTATGCATATATTCACTCTGGTGCAGATGATCTGCCTGATCGCTCTGTTTGCTATCATGTTCACTCCTGCCTCTTTGGCTCTTCCATTTGTCCTCATCCTCACTGTGCCAGTCCGGAGGTTCATCCTGCCTCACATCTTCACAAGCCTGGAGCTCAAATGT CTGGATGCAGATGACTCTAATGTCAGTCTGGAAGAAGAAGGTCAAGATGTCTACAACGAAGTTCAGATGCCCATTTAA
- the SLC4A1 gene encoding band 3 anion transport protein isoform X3, with protein MTAKGQFNYDKDLEAALDASGFDDPEETLSSGSADLSDITDHLFPPEAASNIPPKCGVDETYVELHELLMDHTNELHWVETSRWLKAEEDFQDDKKQWGKPHLSYLTFTSLLELRRAVKNGTVILDLAERTLPGISSQLIDQLIYEGHVKADNREELLRALLLQHSHPGEDRSHKDAEGGQPLLHQIEMKALSEQEPHKGNFSDRVPENAEASLVLVGSANFLETPTLGFVRLKEAVLLESVLEVSLPIRFLFLIIGPKESYKSYQEIGKAVSSMMAERIFRTDMYLAGGRQEILKSLDEFLDCCIVLPPNDSTNEKLLKELLPVQQNLLRKRYQEIKEAPDGHKDEQSKAEPPEDPLQRTGKPFGGLVRDAKRRYSKYLSDYKDALDAQCLAAVIFIYFAALSPAITFGGLMAQKTQNWMGVPELMVSTCAQGFLFAIIGAQPLLILGFSGPLLVFEDAFFNFCDTQDIEYIVARVWIGFWLILIVIIVVAFEGSFLVRFISRFTQEIFAFLISLIFIYETFANLAKIFIAHPLKATYNESIVLDANYPQPNTALLSLVLMSGAFFIAYFLRQFKNSSFFPGKLRRIIGDFGVPIAILIMVTADFFIKDTYTKKLVLPKGFSVSLPSNRSWFISPMGLQPDTNPFPIWMMFASAVPALLVFILIFMESQITTLIVSKPERKAVKGSGFHLDLLLIVGMGGIAAMFGMPWLSATTVRTVSHANALTVMSKGTKPQIERVIEQRVSGLLVAILVGASIFMEPVLSLIPLAVLFGIFLYMGVTSLNGIQLYDRVLLALMPPKYHPKEAYVTRVKTWRMHIFTLVQMICLIALFAIMFTPASLALPFVLILTVPVRRFILPHIFTSLELKCLDADDSNVSLEEEGQDVYNEVQMPI; from the exons ACCTACGTAGAGTTACACGAGTTGCTCATGGACCATACCAATGAACTACACTGGGTGGAGACATCTCGTTGGCTCAAGGCAGAAGAAGACTTCCAGGATGATAAAAAGCAATGGGGGAAACCTCATCTCTCCTACCTCACCTTCACTAGTCTTCTGGAGCTACGTCGGGCCGTGAAAAATG GAACTGTGATTCTTGACCTCGCCGAAAGAACTTTACCTGGAATCTCTAGCCAACTCATTGACCAGCTGATTTATGAAGGGCATGTCAAAGCCGACAATAGAGAAGAGCTCTTAAGGGCTCTTCTATTGCAACACAG CCACCCAGGTGAAGATCGATCACATAAAGACGCCGAAGGTGGACAACCTCTTCTACATCAAATAGAGATGAAGGCACTTTCTGAACAG GAACCACACAAAGGAAATTTTTCAGACCGAGTACCAGAAAATGCAGAAGCTTCTCTGGTTCTGGTGG GTAGCGCTAATTTCTTGGAGACTCCCACTCTTGGTTTTGTACGCCTGAAAGAAGCCGTTCTCCTGGAGTCAGTCCTTGAGGTTTCTCTGCCCATCAGGTTCCTCTTCCTTATCATTGGTCCTAAAGAGAGCTACAAGAGCTACCAAGAAATTGGAAAGGCAGTGTCCAGCATGATGGCTGAAAGA ATCTTTCGAACGGACATGTACTTGGCTGGTGGACGCCAAGAGATCTTGAAATCCCTCGATGAGTTCTTGGACTGTTGTATAGTCTTGCCTCCTAATGATTCTACCAATGAGAAGTTGCTTAAAGAGCTGCTACCAGTCCAACAGAACCTACTGAGGAAGAGGTATCAAGAAATCAAGGAGGCGCCAGATGGACACAAAG ATGAACAATCAAAAGCAGAACCACCTGAAGATCCTTTACAAAGAACCGGCAAGCCATTTGGAGGCCTTGTGCGTGACGCAAAAAGACGTTACTCTAAGTATTTGAGCGATTACAAAGATGCTCTTGACGCACAGTGCCTGGCCGCTGTCATCTTCATCTACTTTGCTGCCCTCTCACCTGCTATCACATTTGGTGGTCTGATGG CTCAGAAGACTCAGAACTGGATGGGGGTCCCCGAACTGATGGTCTCCACATGCGCCCAAGGCTTTCTCTTTGCTATCATAGGTGCTCAACCTCTGCTCATTCTTGGATTTTCTGGACCTCTCCTTGTATTTGAAgatgctttttttaat TTCTGTGACACCCAAGACATAGAATACATCGTGGCACGTGTATGGATTGGATTCTGGTTGATTTTAATCGTCATCATAGTGGTGGCCTTCGAAGGAAGCTTCCTGGTTCGATTCATATCCCGATTCACGCAGGAGATCTTTGCTTTTCTTATCTCACTTATCTTTATCTATGAAACATTTGCTAATTTGGCCAAG ATTTTCATAGCGCATCCTCTCAAGGCTACCTACAATGAATCAATTGTGCTTGATGCAAACTATCCCCAGCCAAACACGGCTCTGCTGTCACTGGTGCTGATGTCGGGAGCTTTCTTTATCGCCTATTTCCTGCGTCAATTCAAGAACAGCAGCTTTTTTCCTGGCAAG CTCCGTCGTATCATTGGGGATTTTGGTGTCCCCATAGCAATTCTCATCATGGTGACAGCTGACTTTTTTATCAAGGATACATACACAAAG AAACTTGTCCTCCCCAAAGGTTTTAGTGTCTCCCTTCCTTCAAACCGTAGTTGGTTCATCTCACCCATGGGCCTACAGCCAGACACCAATCCTTTCCCTATCTGGATGATGTTTGCCTCTGCAGTCCCAGCATTGCTGGTCTTTATTCTGATCTTTATGGAATCTCAGATTACCAC GCTGATCGTCAGCAAACCAGAAAGAAAAGCTGTGAAAGGTTCTGGATTCCACTTGGACCTTTTGTTGATTGTGGGCATGGGAGGGATTGCTGCAATGTTTGGAATGCCCTGGCTCAGTGCAACCACAGTCCGTACAGTCAGCCATGCCAATGCTCTTACTGTCATGTCCAAGGGAACAAAACCTCAAATAGAGCGCGTTATTGAACAGCGAGTGAGTGGTCTGTTGGTGGCTATACTTGTAG gtgCCTCCATATTCATGGAGCCAGTTCTGTCCCTCATTCCATTGGCTGTCTTGTTTGGTATTTTCCTCTACATGGGTGTCACCTCACTAAATGGAATTCAGCTGTACGACCGCGTCCTATTAGCCTTGATGCCACCGAAATATCATCCTAAGGAAGCCTATGTAACACGG GTTAAGACTTGGCGTATGCATATATTCACTCTGGTGCAGATGATCTGCCTGATCGCTCTGTTTGCTATCATGTTCACTCCTGCCTCTTTGGCTCTTCCATTTGTCCTCATCCTCACTGTGCCAGTCCGGAGGTTCATCCTGCCTCACATCTTCACAAGCCTGGAGCTCAAATGT CTGGATGCAGATGACTCTAATGTCAGTCTGGAAGAAGAAGGTCAAGATGTCTACAACGAAGTTCAGATGCCCATTTAA